AAATGCCATTGCTGCACCTGCAAGCCATGGAGCAAGGAAGCCTGCTGCAGCGATAGGAATTCCAATTACGTTATAGCCAAATGCCCAGAACAGGTTTTGTTTAATATTGCGGATCGTTTTTCGGCTCATGAATAAGGCATCAGCAATCCTGTTCAAATCCCCTCGTATGAGGGTGATATCGGCTGCCTCCATCGCCACATCTGTTCCGGTGCCGATTGCCATGCCGATATCAGCTGAAGCAAGGGCAGGTGCATCGTTTATTCCGTCTCCCACCATGGCCACCCGTTTGCCTTCTTTCTGAAGTCTTTTCACAGCCGCAGCTTTTTCTTCCGGCAATACCTCTGCAATCACTTCATCGATTCCTGCCTGAGCGGCAATAGTCTTGGCAGTTCTCTCGTTATCTCCGGTAACCATGATTACCCTTACATTCATGTCCTTCAATCTCTTCACTGCTTCTGCTGAATTTGCTTTGATCGTATCTGCAACTGAAATCAGCCCTGCATACGTACCGTTAATGCCAATCAGCATGGCGGTCTTGCCCTCCCCTTCTAATTTCTTCATTAAAGGGATTGCCTGAGAGATTTCTATACCATTTTCTTCCATAAATTTTCTTGTTCCAGCCAAAACGATATCTCCGTTCACAGCTGAACGGATTCCATACCCTGGAATCGTTTCAAATTCCTGAACCTCTGCTAAAGGAATTCCCCGTTCTTTGATTCCATCTGTAATGGCTTTTGCCAGCGGGTGCTCTGACTGATTCTCTGCTGAAGCAAGAATGGATAAAACTTGATTTTCATTTTCCGAAATGATGTTTACATCGGTCAAAACAGGAGTACCGTTCGTTACTGTTCCCGTCTTATCTAATAAAACGGTATCAATCCTGTGCGCAGCTTCTAAATGTTCTCCGCCCTTAAACAAAATCCCGTATTCTGCCGCGCGCCCTGAACCGGCCATAATGGAGGTTGGAGTCGCAAGACCAAGAGCACATGGACAGGCGATTACAAGGACCGCAATCAGCTTTTCCAGGGCAGAAGCAAATTCACCAGGGTTAATCCAGACGATCCAAACTAAAAATGTGAGAAAAGCCAATCCTAATACTACCGGAACAAATACACCGGAAATTTGATCTGCAAGCCTTTGGATAGGTGCTTTTGAACTTTGAGCTTCCTCCACCACTTTAATAATTTGCGCGAGAGCCGTCTCTTTTCCTACTTTGGCAGCGCGGAACTTAATGAATCCGTTCTTGTTTATCGTCGAACCGAATACTGAATCCCCGGCTGCTTTATCTGAGGGGATGCTTTCCCCTGTGAGCATGGACTCATCTATTGCCGTTCGGCCTTCGATAATCTCACCGTCAACCGGAATTTTTTCTCCCGGTTTAACGAAAACAAGATCCCCTTTTACAACTTCTTCAAGCGGAACCGTCATCTCCTGCCCATCCCGGTAAACGGAAGCTGTTTTGGCCTGCAGCCCCATCAGTTTTTTGATTGATTCGGATGACCGGCCTTTTGCTTGCGTTTCAAGCATTTTCCCAAGCAGGATGAGGGTAATGAGAATGGCGCTTGTTTCAAAATAAAGCCCTTGTATATGTTCCTGTAAACTGATTGATTTAAACGTTATGAACAGGCTGTATAAATAAGCTGTGGAAGTACCCAAGGCCACCAGAACGTCCATATTGGCGCCTTTATTTCTTAATGCATGGTAAGCGCCTTTATAAAATTGCCCACCGGCAATAAATTGAACGGGTGTAGCGAACGCAAGCTGAACCCAAGGGTTCATCAGCATATCGGGCAAATAAATAAAGGATGTAAAAGAAAAATGGCTGACCATTGCCCAAAGCAGCGGAATGGACAGAATCATAGAAAACAAGAATTTCCCCTGCTGGTTTTGAATTTCTTTTAATCGCCGGTCCCCTGCCTCCTTATCTTCCTTCTTCACTGCGGCCCCATATCCCAGTTTTTCAATCCTGTTAATAATTTCCTTTGGTCCAGTATCAGCAGGATTATATTCGACCGAAGCACTTTCCGTGGCCAGATTCACGGATGCTTTATAAACTCCATGCGTTTTATTCAGTCCTTTCTCAATCCTGGCTGCGCAGGCGGAACAGGTCATTCCTGTAATGGAAAAGGCATCTTTTATCCCTTCTGGTTCATATCCAAGATCTTTAATTTTTGCATGTATTTCAGAGAGGCTGACTGTTTTTGCATCGTATTGAATAGAAGATCGTTCAAGCGCAAGATTTACATTCGCTTCCTCTATTCCATCCAGTTTTTTAAGGCCTTTCTCAATACGGGCTGCACAGGCAGCGCATGTCATTCCGCTGATTCCAATATTTGTTTCTTTCAATTGCCTGCTCAAGATTTCCCGCCTCCTATACCTTATAGGGGTATATTTTTTCTGAAAAGAGACGCGCTACTTAGACAATAGCACGTACTCCCTGTCTTATTCTGCTGCCTCATATCCTTGATCATCAATCGTTTCGATGATTTCTTCCAGACTTACCTTTTCAGGTGTATAAGTTACTTCAGCTTTTCCTTCATTTAAATAGACTTTTACAGAGGACACCCCGCCAAGCTTTCCTACGCTATCTTCAACTGCTTTTACACAATGTCCGCAGCTCATTCCTTTAACTGTTAGAGTGGTTATCACAATAATCTCCCCTTATCCTTTTTTCATTAGCTTTCCAATCGTTAAGAGCACTTCATCCAGAACCTCTTCGTCTCCAGCCTGGATCCGTTCTGCTACGCACGTTTTCATGTGGACTTCGAGCAATAGCTTTCCTACACTATTTAAAGCAGCCTGAGTGGCGGCGATTTGGGTAATGACATCATCACAGTACGTATCTTCTTCAATCAGTCTTTTAATTCCCCGTACCTGCCCCTCAACTCGGTTAAGACGGGACGTTAAATTCTTTTTCATTAATTCCGAATGATGGCTTTTCCGGCCGGAGCTTGCACAATGCTCAGCTTCCTTTTCGCCTGCGTGAATTTGTTCTTCTTCCATCGTTCCACCCCCTGCTATCTGCCCTTAATATACCATACCCTTATGGGGTATGCAATTGTGCTGTTTAGAACTCGGTTTTTTGAAAGAAGTTTTAGGAGAGCGGAATAGCTAATGGTATAATAGCAAGTACGAAAAATGAACCTACTATTACACGATTTCATAAAAGGGTGCAGAAGATGAAAAGATTTATCATAATAGGGGCTGGCATTTTAGGTGCTTCCACCGCATATCACTTAGTTAAAAAAGGAGCAGAGGTTGTCATTATTGACCGGCTCGATGAAGGTCAGGCAACAGGAGCCGCTGCAGGTATAGTCTGTCCCTGGCTTTCACAGCGCAGAAATCAGGCCTGGTACAAATTGGCCAAAAGCGGCGCCCGCTATTATCCGGAACTGATTGAGGGGCTTGAAGCTGATGGAGAAACAGATACAGGCTATTCAAAAGTCGGTGCCATCAGCATCCATCAAGATGAAGAAAAAATAGCGGCGATGGAAAAACGTGCGCTGAAACGAAAAGAGGATGCCCCTGAAATCGGAGAGCTGACTCGGATGAACCCATCGCAAATCTCAGAGCTCTTCCCTCCTCTTGGCAATGAATACTATGGTCTCCATGTAAGCGGAGCTGCCCGGGTGGACGGGCGCGGAATAAGGGATGCTTTGCTGAGCGCTGCCAAAAAACACGGTGCCAAAGTTATTGCAGGCGATGCTTCCCTTATGCATCAGGATCATGCTGTTACCGGAGCGATTGTAAATGGGCATTCCTATAGATCAGATCAGGTGATTGTATGTGCGGGAGCCTGGGCTTCCTCCCTGTTTAAACCATTAGGCATATCCTTTCAGGT
The Metabacillus sp. FJAT-52054 genome window above contains:
- the copZ gene encoding copper chaperone CopZ is translated as MVITTLTVKGMSCGHCVKAVEDSVGKLGGVSSVKVYLNEGKAEVTYTPEKVSLEEIIETIDDQGYEAAE
- a CDS encoding FAD-binding oxidoreductase, with product MKRFIIIGAGILGASTAYHLVKKGAEVVIIDRLDEGQATGAAAGIVCPWLSQRRNQAWYKLAKSGARYYPELIEGLEADGETDTGYSKVGAISIHQDEEKIAAMEKRALKRKEDAPEIGELTRMNPSQISELFPPLGNEYYGLHVSGAARVDGRGIRDALLSAAKKHGAKVIAGDASLMHQDHAVTGAIVNGHSYRSDQVIVCAGAWASSLFKPLGISFQVYFQKAQIVHLELPGEQTDQWPVVMPPGTQYILAFDGGRIVAGATHENTDVFDTRLTAGGIHEVLSKATETAPGLSDGRFLEGRVGFRPFTEDFLPVIGAVPKWKGLLAANGLGASGLTMGPYLGSQLANLALNEHLEIDLQLYSLNKAMKSEGSESIE
- a CDS encoding metal-sensitive transcriptional regulator encodes the protein MEEEQIHAGEKEAEHCASSGRKSHHSELMKKNLTSRLNRVEGQVRGIKRLIEEDTYCDDVITQIAATQAALNSVGKLLLEVHMKTCVAERIQAGDEEVLDEVLLTIGKLMKKG
- a CDS encoding heavy metal translocating P-type ATPase, whose product is MSRQLKETNIGISGMTCAACAARIEKGLKKLDGIEEANVNLALERSSIQYDAKTVSLSEIHAKIKDLGYEPEGIKDAFSITGMTCSACAARIEKGLNKTHGVYKASVNLATESASVEYNPADTGPKEIINRIEKLGYGAAVKKEDKEAGDRRLKEIQNQQGKFLFSMILSIPLLWAMVSHFSFTSFIYLPDMLMNPWVQLAFATPVQFIAGGQFYKGAYHALRNKGANMDVLVALGTSTAYLYSLFITFKSISLQEHIQGLYFETSAILITLILLGKMLETQAKGRSSESIKKLMGLQAKTASVYRDGQEMTVPLEEVVKGDLVFVKPGEKIPVDGEIIEGRTAIDESMLTGESIPSDKAAGDSVFGSTINKNGFIKFRAAKVGKETALAQIIKVVEEAQSSKAPIQRLADQISGVFVPVVLGLAFLTFLVWIVWINPGEFASALEKLIAVLVIACPCALGLATPTSIMAGSGRAAEYGILFKGGEHLEAAHRIDTVLLDKTGTVTNGTPVLTDVNIISENENQVLSILASAENQSEHPLAKAITDGIKERGIPLAEVQEFETIPGYGIRSAVNGDIVLAGTRKFMEENGIEISQAIPLMKKLEGEGKTAMLIGINGTYAGLISVADTIKANSAEAVKRLKDMNVRVIMVTGDNERTAKTIAAQAGIDEVIAEVLPEEKAAAVKRLQKEGKRVAMVGDGINDAPALASADIGMAIGTGTDVAMEAADITLIRGDLNRIADALFMSRKTIRNIKQNLFWAFGYNVIGIPIAAAGFLAPWLAGAAMAFSSVSVVLNALRLQRVKLK